From a single Nicotiana tabacum cultivar K326 chromosome 8, ASM71507v2, whole genome shotgun sequence genomic region:
- the LOC107769110 gene encoding anther-specific protein LAT52-like, producing the protein MAKAILLLSAVCILAFVNFAQCHDSQAINVEGSVYCDTCRVQFQTKLSEYIEGATVRLACKDIETEKETYSVEGVTDKNGKYIIKVEGDHENELCEVSIVKSPREDCKEPAIGFENSRVVCSGNVGIHNPTRYANPLFFMKTEAVSGCKDVLDELGLFPLEFN; encoded by the exons ATGGCAAAGGCTATTTTGCTCCTTTCTGCAGTCTGCATCTTGGCCTTTGTCAACTTCGCACAATGCCATGATTCTCAAGCCATCAATGTTGAAGGCAGTGTCTATTGTGACACTTGCCGTGTTCAATTTCAGACCAAACTTAGCGAGTATATCGAAG gTGCAACGGTGCGATTGGCATGCAAAGATATTGAGACAGAAAAGGAGACATACTCGGTAGAAGGGGTGACAGACAAAAATGGAAAATACATAATCAAAGTAGAAGGTGATCATGAGAATGAACTTTGTGAAGTTTCAATTGTGAAGAGTCCTAGAGAGGATTGCAAAGAACCTGCCATTGGTTTTGAGAACTCAAGAGTTGTGTGCAGTGGAAATGTTGGAATTCATAATCCAACTCGTTATGCAAATCCACTTTTCTTCATGAAAACTGAAGCTGTTTCTGGCTGCAAAGATGTTCTTGATGAGTTGGGTTTATTCCCACTTGAATTTAACTAA
- the LOC107769108 gene encoding TPR repeat-containing thioredoxin TTL1 isoform X1 yields the protein MSEMGLNGLTDRLKNSLSCNEFNNDGTDINKPDFRELDLSSPVSTRPKSNGVTTSTSSSSSSSGSMSGQNGSYPNPNRFNTNHSGELSGSVDSSRRFKPGHTRSRSDSQPLICSGRSSVNSPALNSLPTGNICPSGKILKTAIPSKSSKTDVFGSRTGNYGIGSIIRGGGVDISGAANAVKEKTYSQFASNPEELKRVGNVNYKKGNFAEALNYYDKAIAISPGNSAYHCNRAAALMGLKRVAEAVKECEEAIRLDPSYFRAHQRLGSLLLSLGQVENARDHMCFQGHQPDQADLQKLQAVEKHIGKCTDARRVGDWWSTLREADAAIASGADASPQLFACRAEALLKLHRLQDAELSLSNARKSESSTVGSQSKIFGMLSEAYILFVQSQMELALGRFANALTTIERAGQIDPRSIEVSVLFNNMRLVGRARARGNDLFKSERYTEACAAYGEGLRLDSSNAVLYCNRAACWYKLRQWEKSVDDCDQALHIQPNYTKALLRRAASNTKLERWAEAVRDYEVLRKELPQDNEVAESLFLAQVALKKSRGEDISDIKFGKEVELVSGLEQFQAAISSPGASVVHFEAASNLKCKQISPVFHTLCTKYPSMNFLKVDVDESPAIATAENVRILPTFKIYKQGSCIKEVVSPSPEVLESLVRHYPI from the exons ATGTCAGAAATGGGTCTTAATGGTCTAACTGATCGGTTGAAAAACTCACTGAGCTGCAATGAATTTAACAACGATGGCACCGACATTAACAAGCCTGATTTCAGAGAACTGGATCTGAGTTCACCCGTTTCAACTCGCCCCAAATCGAATGGAGTCACAACTTCAACAAGCAGCAGCTCCAGCTCATCCGGATCAATGTCGGGTCAGAATGGTTCCTACCCGAATCCTAACAGGTTCAATACGAATCATTCCGGTGAACTTTCCGGTTCAGTAGATAGCTCACGTCGGTTCAAACCAGGCCATACCAGGTCCCGGTCTGATTCTCAACCGCTAATCTGCTCCGGTAGAAGCTCTGTAAATTCCCCTGCTTTAAATTCACTTCCCACAGGCAATATTTGCCCTTCaggtaaaattttaaaaacagcTATTCCAAGTAAATCTTCAAAGACTGATGTTTTTGGGTCAAGAACCGGAAATTACGGCATTGGCAGCATAATTCGGGGCGGTGGGGTTGATATTAGCGGTGCTGCCAATGCCGTAAAAGAAAAAACTTACTCGCAGTTTGCATCAAATCCAGAAGAGTTGAAGAGAGTAGGGAATGTGAATTATAAGAAGGGTAATTTTGCTGAGGCTTTGAATTATTATGATAAAGCTATAGCGATTTCGCCTGGAAATTCTGCATACCATTGTAATCGGGCAGCTGCATTGATGGGTCTTAAACGGGTGGCGGAGGCTGTGAAGGAATGTGAGGAAGCCATTAGATTGGATCCGTCATATTTTAGGGCGCATCAACGGCTAGGATCTTTGCTACTTAG TTTAGGGCAGGTTGAAAATGCCAGAGATCATATGTGCTTCCAAGGGCATCAGCCAGATCAGGCTGATTTACAGAAGTTGCAAGCAGTGGAGAAACATATTGGAAAATGCACTGATGCACGTAGGGTTGGTGATTGGTGGAGTACATTGAGAGAAGCTGATGCAGCAATTGCTTCTGGAGCTGATGCATCTCCTCAG CTATTTGCATGTAGAGCGGAAGCTCTTTTGAAGCTACACCGATTACAGGATGCTGAATTGAGCCTATCAAATGCTCGCAAGTCTGAATCATCTACTGTGGGATCCCAGTCAAAAATTTTTGGGATGCTCTCTGAAGCATACATACTCTTTGTTCAGTCTCAAATGGAGCTGGCTCTGGGAAG GTTTGCAAATGCACTTACCACCATTGAGAGAGCTGGACAGATTGATCCTCGAAGTATTGAAGTTTCAGTTTTATTCAACAATATGAGGTTGGTGGGACGAGCTCGTGCTCGTGGCAACGATCTATTTAAATCTGAGAGATACACTGAAGCTTGTGCGGCTTATGGGGAAGGTCTCAGGCTAGATTCTTCAAATGCAGTTCTATACTGCAATAGAGCAGCCTGCTGGTACAAACTCAGGCAGTGGGAAAAATCTGTGGATGATTGCGATCAAGCTCTCCATATTCAGCCAAATTATACTAAAGCCCTTCTTCGAAGAGCTGCCTCAAACACCAAG CTAGAAAGATGGGCTGAAGCTGTTAGAGATTATGAAGTTTTGAGGAAGGAACTTCCACAGGACAATGAAGTTGCTGAATCATTATTCCTAGCCCAAGTTGCCTTAAAGAAATCACGTGGAGAAGATATTTCCGATATTAAATTTGGTAAGGAGGTGGAGTTGGTTTCAGGTCTCGAGCAGTTTCAAGCTGCAATCTCATCACCTG GTGCATCTGTAGTCCATTTTGAAGCAGCATCCAACCTAAAATGCAAGCAGATATCTCCAGTTTTTCACACATTATGCACTAAATATCCTTCCATGAACTTTCTCAAG GTGGATGTGGACGAAAGCCCGGCAATTGCTACTGCAGAGAATGTCAGAATCCTACCAACATTTAAGATTTACAAACAGGGCAGCTGCATAAAGGAGGTAGTTTCGCCAAGCCCAGAGGTGTTGGAGTCATTGGTGAGGCATTACCCTATTTAA
- the LOC107769108 gene encoding TPR repeat-containing thioredoxin TTL1 isoform X2: protein MSEMGLNGLTDRLKNSLSCNEFNNDGTDINKPDFRELDLSSPVSTRPKSNGVTTSTSSSSSSSGSMSGQNGSYPNPNRFNTNHSGELSGSVDSSRRFKPGHTRSRSDSQPLICSGRSSVNSPALNSLPTGNICPSGKILKTAIPSKSSKTDVFGGAANAVKEKTYSQFASNPEELKRVGNVNYKKGNFAEALNYYDKAIAISPGNSAYHCNRAAALMGLKRVAEAVKECEEAIRLDPSYFRAHQRLGSLLLSLGQVENARDHMCFQGHQPDQADLQKLQAVEKHIGKCTDARRVGDWWSTLREADAAIASGADASPQLFACRAEALLKLHRLQDAELSLSNARKSESSTVGSQSKIFGMLSEAYILFVQSQMELALGRFANALTTIERAGQIDPRSIEVSVLFNNMRLVGRARARGNDLFKSERYTEACAAYGEGLRLDSSNAVLYCNRAACWYKLRQWEKSVDDCDQALHIQPNYTKALLRRAASNTKLERWAEAVRDYEVLRKELPQDNEVAESLFLAQVALKKSRGEDISDIKFGKEVELVSGLEQFQAAISSPGASVVHFEAASNLKCKQISPVFHTLCTKYPSMNFLKVDVDESPAIATAENVRILPTFKIYKQGSCIKEVVSPSPEVLESLVRHYPI from the exons ATGTCAGAAATGGGTCTTAATGGTCTAACTGATCGGTTGAAAAACTCACTGAGCTGCAATGAATTTAACAACGATGGCACCGACATTAACAAGCCTGATTTCAGAGAACTGGATCTGAGTTCACCCGTTTCAACTCGCCCCAAATCGAATGGAGTCACAACTTCAACAAGCAGCAGCTCCAGCTCATCCGGATCAATGTCGGGTCAGAATGGTTCCTACCCGAATCCTAACAGGTTCAATACGAATCATTCCGGTGAACTTTCCGGTTCAGTAGATAGCTCACGTCGGTTCAAACCAGGCCATACCAGGTCCCGGTCTGATTCTCAACCGCTAATCTGCTCCGGTAGAAGCTCTGTAAATTCCCCTGCTTTAAATTCACTTCCCACAGGCAATATTTGCCCTTCaggtaaaattttaaaaacagcTATTCCAAGTAAATCTTCAAAGACTGATGTTTTTGG CGGTGCTGCCAATGCCGTAAAAGAAAAAACTTACTCGCAGTTTGCATCAAATCCAGAAGAGTTGAAGAGAGTAGGGAATGTGAATTATAAGAAGGGTAATTTTGCTGAGGCTTTGAATTATTATGATAAAGCTATAGCGATTTCGCCTGGAAATTCTGCATACCATTGTAATCGGGCAGCTGCATTGATGGGTCTTAAACGGGTGGCGGAGGCTGTGAAGGAATGTGAGGAAGCCATTAGATTGGATCCGTCATATTTTAGGGCGCATCAACGGCTAGGATCTTTGCTACTTAG TTTAGGGCAGGTTGAAAATGCCAGAGATCATATGTGCTTCCAAGGGCATCAGCCAGATCAGGCTGATTTACAGAAGTTGCAAGCAGTGGAGAAACATATTGGAAAATGCACTGATGCACGTAGGGTTGGTGATTGGTGGAGTACATTGAGAGAAGCTGATGCAGCAATTGCTTCTGGAGCTGATGCATCTCCTCAG CTATTTGCATGTAGAGCGGAAGCTCTTTTGAAGCTACACCGATTACAGGATGCTGAATTGAGCCTATCAAATGCTCGCAAGTCTGAATCATCTACTGTGGGATCCCAGTCAAAAATTTTTGGGATGCTCTCTGAAGCATACATACTCTTTGTTCAGTCTCAAATGGAGCTGGCTCTGGGAAG GTTTGCAAATGCACTTACCACCATTGAGAGAGCTGGACAGATTGATCCTCGAAGTATTGAAGTTTCAGTTTTATTCAACAATATGAGGTTGGTGGGACGAGCTCGTGCTCGTGGCAACGATCTATTTAAATCTGAGAGATACACTGAAGCTTGTGCGGCTTATGGGGAAGGTCTCAGGCTAGATTCTTCAAATGCAGTTCTATACTGCAATAGAGCAGCCTGCTGGTACAAACTCAGGCAGTGGGAAAAATCTGTGGATGATTGCGATCAAGCTCTCCATATTCAGCCAAATTATACTAAAGCCCTTCTTCGAAGAGCTGCCTCAAACACCAAG CTAGAAAGATGGGCTGAAGCTGTTAGAGATTATGAAGTTTTGAGGAAGGAACTTCCACAGGACAATGAAGTTGCTGAATCATTATTCCTAGCCCAAGTTGCCTTAAAGAAATCACGTGGAGAAGATATTTCCGATATTAAATTTGGTAAGGAGGTGGAGTTGGTTTCAGGTCTCGAGCAGTTTCAAGCTGCAATCTCATCACCTG GTGCATCTGTAGTCCATTTTGAAGCAGCATCCAACCTAAAATGCAAGCAGATATCTCCAGTTTTTCACACATTATGCACTAAATATCCTTCCATGAACTTTCTCAAG GTGGATGTGGACGAAAGCCCGGCAATTGCTACTGCAGAGAATGTCAGAATCCTACCAACATTTAAGATTTACAAACAGGGCAGCTGCATAAAGGAGGTAGTTTCGCCAAGCCCAGAGGTGTTGGAGTCATTGGTGAGGCATTACCCTATTTAA